A region from the Deltaproteobacteria bacterium genome encodes:
- a CDS encoding TonB-dependent receptor plug domain-containing protein, whose product MRVWLGVVGALILLGSSSALAQSEDEAELQLFQLSDLLKQQTTVASTRALTVRETPGIVTVISRDEILAAGAKDLLDVLMLVPGFTPAVDVEGVVDVGVRGIWGHEGKILLLIDGVEMNELLYSTNQLGLHYPADQMDSVEIIRGPGSVRYGGYAELAVINIKTVGAKQLQGVELTADVGTTGDTPGSRTMSVLAAGKIASLGGLQVSAGAFLGEGNRSDRDYVDPYGTTTNLAERSAIRPAYLNLGLEWKGLKVRYIHDGYNMDQVDSYGASQANATTMGFTGDYLDAQYAWHPIGKLTVTPELSVRRQTPWETIDDTSEDFYTKSIQRWEGSLVADYDVLDSLTVTAGVDAYFDHAWLNTLEAAGSQTLFNGTDASVSYHNVAALAEVEWSSFVGNLTAGLRFEDHSQFGTSVVPRVALTKAIGDFHFKLLASRAFRAPGIENISEGQNVTPEHTTALEAEAGYAIANTLFATVNGFNTIVSDPIVYAYDPTTDSEYYKNFSQTGSRGFEVQLKLVTRRLRGTLNYSLASMTPNQVDLYAVPGKASMVLGMPNQKLAFYGSVTIWRDLTFDPTLVFLSERYGYVGDGQGNMVITHFNPRLLANAFLGYKNIGGSGVDLHVGIENLFDQDIAYLQPYNGGHPPLPGSGREYTARATVHFE is encoded by the coding sequence ATGCGGGTGTGGTTGGGAGTTGTGGGCGCGCTGATCCTCCTGGGATCGAGCTCGGCGCTGGCGCAGTCGGAGGACGAGGCGGAGCTTCAGCTCTTCCAGCTCAGCGACCTGCTCAAGCAGCAGACCACCGTGGCCTCCACACGCGCGCTCACGGTGCGCGAGACGCCCGGCATCGTCACCGTGATCAGCCGCGACGAGATCCTGGCCGCGGGCGCGAAGGACCTGCTCGATGTGCTCATGCTGGTGCCGGGCTTCACGCCGGCCGTGGATGTGGAAGGCGTGGTGGACGTGGGCGTGCGCGGGATCTGGGGCCACGAAGGCAAGATCCTCTTGCTCATCGACGGCGTGGAGATGAACGAGCTGCTCTACTCCACCAACCAGCTCGGCCTGCACTACCCCGCCGACCAGATGGACTCGGTGGAGATCATCCGCGGGCCGGGCTCGGTGCGCTACGGCGGCTACGCCGAGCTCGCGGTGATCAACATCAAGACCGTGGGCGCCAAGCAGCTCCAGGGCGTGGAGCTCACCGCCGACGTGGGCACCACCGGCGACACGCCCGGCTCACGGACGATGTCGGTGCTGGCAGCGGGCAAGATCGCAAGCTTGGGCGGCCTGCAGGTCAGCGCGGGCGCGTTCCTCGGCGAGGGCAACCGCTCCGACCGCGACTACGTCGACCCTTACGGCACCACCACCAACCTGGCAGAGCGCAGCGCCATCCGGCCCGCGTACCTGAACCTGGGCCTGGAGTGGAAGGGCCTCAAGGTCCGCTACATCCACGACGGGTACAACATGGACCAGGTGGACTCGTACGGCGCATCCCAGGCCAACGCGACCACCATGGGCTTCACCGGCGACTACCTCGACGCCCAGTACGCCTGGCACCCCATCGGCAAGCTCACCGTGACGCCGGAGCTCTCGGTGCGTCGCCAGACGCCGTGGGAGACGATCGACGACACCTCCGAGGACTTCTACACGAAGTCCATCCAACGCTGGGAAGGCAGCCTGGTGGCCGACTACGACGTGCTGGACTCGCTCACCGTCACCGCCGGCGTGGACGCGTACTTCGATCACGCCTGGCTGAACACGCTGGAGGCCGCGGGCTCGCAGACGCTCTTCAACGGCACCGACGCGAGCGTCTCGTACCACAACGTCGCCGCGCTCGCGGAGGTGGAGTGGTCGTCGTTCGTGGGCAACCTCACCGCGGGCCTGCGCTTCGAGGACCACAGCCAGTTCGGCACCTCGGTGGTGCCGCGCGTGGCGCTCACCAAGGCCATCGGCGACTTCCACTTCAAGCTGCTCGCGAGCCGCGCCTTCCGCGCGCCGGGCATCGAGAACATCAGCGAGGGCCAGAACGTGACGCCCGAGCACACCACCGCGCTCGAGGCCGAGGCCGGCTACGCCATCGCCAACACCCTCTTCGCCACTGTGAACGGGTTCAACACCATCGTCAGCGATCCCATCGTCTACGCGTACGACCCGACGACGGACAGCGAGTACTACAAGAACTTCAGCCAGACCGGCTCGCGCGGCTTCGAGGTGCAGCTCAAGCTGGTGACGCGCCGCCTGCGGGGCACGCTGAACTACTCGCTGGCGAGCATGACGCCCAACCAGGTGGACCTGTACGCGGTGCCCGGCAAGGCGTCGATGGTGCTGGGCATGCCCAACCAGAAGCTGGCGTTCTACGGGAGCGTCACGATCTGGCGCGACCTCACGTTCGATCCCACGCTGGTCTTCTTGAGCGAGCGCTACGGCTACGTGGGCGACGGCCAGGGCAACATGGTCATCACGCACTTCAACCCGCGCCTGCTGGCGAACGCGTTCCTCGGCTACAAGAACATCGGCGGAAGTGGTGTCGATCTGCACGTCGGCATCGAGAACCTCTTCGACCAGGACATCGCCTACCTGCAGCCCTACAACGGCGGCCACCCGCCGCTGCCTGGCTCGGGGCGCGAGTACACCGCGCGCGCGACGGTGCACTTCGAATAG
- a CDS encoding FdhF/YdeP family oxidoreductase, protein MRRPPDTELPRAQPPEAPEPVSVSKVPTVAGGIPAIASSMKFALAAPGPVRGARLLLKMNQHDGFDCPGCAWPDPDGKRSMAEFCENGAKALAEEATAHTIGAAFFAAHSVKDLAEQSDHWLGQQGRLVEPLVLRPGATHYAPISWDEAFALVARELNALGSPDEAAFYTSGRTSNEAAFLYQLFVRQFGTNNLPDCSNMCHESSGTALSETLGIGKGTVKLDDFPKAQVIVVIGQNPGTNHPRMLTALQDAARAGAKLVSINPLPEAGLNRFKHPQEVLKLLGPGTALAHHWLQVRVNGDVPLLQLLGKMLLEANAIDRAFVDARTDGFEAYRANVMSRVDAELEELSGITRAELQPVAELLRTSERIIFCWAMGLTQHANAVGNIQEIVNLLLLRGSVGKPGAGACPVRGHSNVQGDRTMGIWERPKPEFLDALARVFQFEPPRKHGHDTVDTIRAMRDGNLKVFFALGGNFLSATPDTELTATALRRCTLTAHVSTKLNRAHLVHGETALILPCRGRTEIDVQQGGPQFVSVENSMGVVHASRGAVPPASEALKSEVDIVASLAQVTLGSRSRVDWRALTHDYDRIRDLIEQVIPGFERYNARVRQAGGFYLPNAAREGVFKTDIGKARFTVHPLPALKLEPGQLLMMTVRSHDQYNTTIYGLDDRYRGIRHGRRVVFLNAADIDALGLHAGQVVDLTSHFQGEARVAKRFVVVPYNIPKRCAATYFPEANVLVPLDHTAARSNTPASKSVVISVAPSVGEQPSGLLQSREP, encoded by the coding sequence ATGCGACGTCCGCCCGACACCGAGCTTCCGCGCGCCCAGCCACCCGAGGCGCCGGAGCCGGTGTCGGTGTCGAAGGTTCCGACCGTCGCCGGCGGGATTCCGGCCATCGCCAGCTCGATGAAGTTCGCGCTCGCGGCGCCCGGTCCGGTGCGCGGCGCGCGGCTCTTGCTGAAGATGAACCAGCACGACGGCTTCGACTGTCCGGGCTGTGCCTGGCCGGATCCCGACGGCAAGCGGTCGATGGCCGAGTTCTGCGAGAACGGCGCCAAGGCGCTCGCGGAAGAAGCGACGGCGCACACCATCGGCGCTGCGTTCTTCGCGGCGCACAGCGTGAAGGACCTCGCCGAGCAGAGCGATCACTGGCTCGGGCAGCAAGGGCGACTGGTGGAGCCGCTGGTGCTTCGGCCAGGCGCCACGCACTACGCGCCGATCTCGTGGGACGAGGCGTTCGCGCTCGTGGCCCGCGAGCTGAATGCGCTCGGCTCGCCCGACGAGGCCGCGTTCTACACCTCGGGCCGCACCAGCAACGAAGCGGCCTTCCTGTATCAACTCTTCGTTCGCCAGTTCGGGACCAACAACCTCCCGGATTGCTCGAACATGTGCCACGAGTCGAGCGGCACGGCGCTCTCGGAGACGCTGGGCATCGGCAAGGGGACGGTGAAGCTCGACGACTTCCCCAAGGCGCAGGTGATCGTCGTCATCGGGCAGAACCCGGGGACGAACCACCCGCGCATGCTCACCGCGCTGCAGGATGCCGCGCGCGCGGGAGCGAAGCTGGTGTCGATCAACCCGCTTCCCGAGGCGGGGCTGAACCGCTTCAAGCATCCGCAAGAGGTGCTCAAGCTGCTCGGGCCGGGGACGGCGCTGGCGCACCACTGGCTCCAGGTTCGCGTGAACGGCGACGTGCCGCTCTTGCAGCTCCTGGGGAAGATGCTGCTCGAGGCGAACGCGATTGATCGCGCGTTCGTCGACGCGCGGACCGACGGCTTCGAGGCGTATCGCGCCAACGTGATGTCGCGCGTCGACGCCGAGCTGGAGGAGCTCTCGGGCATCACCCGCGCGGAGCTGCAGCCGGTCGCGGAGCTGCTTCGGACGAGCGAGCGCATCATCTTCTGCTGGGCGATGGGGTTGACCCAGCACGCGAACGCCGTCGGCAATATTCAAGAAATTGTTAACTTACTCCTGCTGCGTGGCAGCGTCGGAAAGCCGGGCGCGGGCGCGTGTCCGGTGCGCGGGCACTCGAACGTGCAGGGCGATCGCACGATGGGCATCTGGGAGCGGCCCAAGCCCGAGTTCCTCGACGCCCTCGCGCGCGTGTTCCAGTTCGAGCCGCCGCGGAAGCACGGCCACGACACCGTCGACACCATCCGCGCGATGCGCGACGGCAATCTGAAAGTCTTCTTCGCGCTCGGCGGCAACTTCCTCTCGGCCACGCCGGACACCGAGCTCACCGCGACCGCGCTGCGGCGCTGCACGCTCACCGCGCACGTCTCGACCAAGCTCAACCGCGCGCACCTGGTGCACGGCGAGACCGCGCTCATCCTGCCCTGCCGCGGACGAACCGAGATCGACGTGCAGCAGGGCGGCCCGCAGTTCGTGAGCGTGGAGAACTCGATGGGCGTGGTGCACGCGAGCCGCGGCGCCGTGCCGCCGGCGTCGGAGGCGCTCAAGAGCGAGGTGGACATCGTCGCGTCGCTCGCGCAGGTCACGCTCGGTTCGCGCTCGCGCGTGGACTGGCGCGCGCTCACCCACGACTACGATCGCATCCGCGACTTGATCGAGCAGGTGATCCCGGGCTTCGAGCGGTACAACGCGCGGGTGCGTCAGGCCGGCGGCTTCTACTTGCCGAACGCCGCGCGCGAGGGCGTGTTCAAGACCGACATCGGCAAGGCGCGCTTCACGGTGCACCCGCTGCCCGCGCTGAAGCTCGAGCCCGGTCAGCTCTTGATGATGACCGTGCGAAGCCACGATCAGTACAATACGACGATCTACGGCCTCGATGATCGCTACCGAGGCATTCGTCACGGCCGCCGCGTCGTGTTCCTGAACGCCGCCGACATCGACGCGCTCGGACTGCACGCGGGCCAGGTCGTCGACCTCACCAGCCACTTCCAGGGCGAAGCGCGCGTGGCGAAGCGCTTCGTGGTCGTGCCGTACAACATCCCCAAGCGTTGTGCGGCCACGTACTTTCCCGAGGCCAACGTGCTCGTGCCGCTCGATCACACCGCGGCGCGGAGCAATACGCCGGCGAGCAAGTCCGTGGTGATCAGCGTGGCGCCGAGTGTGGGAGAGCAGCCCAGCGGGCTCTTGCAGTCGCGCGAGCCGTAG
- a CDS encoding insulinase family protein, whose translation MRATPFLVAAVALTACRPNLPPDKPLAPPIKTKGFEFTYPTGMRLVVYEDPNAKEFMIDVSHAIGGRDEGPGQGGLAHLAEHMMFKGRQRGPNTPSVWERLLAAGVEFNAFTTADNTDYFEIAKLDQFNNMVALEAERMRDPLANVPDSDFQSEREVVVSEYRQRLETDTQGMSLSWLTEAAFPNNPYGAEVAGSVDGLRKMKLDDVRNWYKSYYTPETTIIVVTGPKKAEDVYKFVGAAFGHLAKGEEGKPPVPYKQRATIGMPKDPAENAPMIVKHAPVEQPTLWMAWTIPGQASPEFPHAEAVAATLNGLLAQRLGDDKRVDDVGCQLDPNEDAGMLICTVTLESADDAQAISEIIKDQLITFADKDEAFGLKYQTNLVRGRMMAELYKSVEQINGAPIAQFLRLTGNPDYLSGMSAQINELSYGDVTSFAYKYISRKRTISMLVAPEKDVSVTVKNEAAPKVGEAMDVDTGSSALSVTPEQIAAVAGKPGLDKVETKTLSNGLKVIVAKRGSIPIVDVRLIVDAPAAEGQASRALRKVELAASWHGFNQESQTHWMKVGAQPIQDFSDGEHIVFGGEAPAGNLPHLLADASQWLDSPGTDGAIFDAEARQMKSDQEASDKRPHDRGWAVLENGLFPNHPYGHITTAAEFADLDHSAGDAWLKDVLRPSRSTLLIVGQVEPSPELWDQIEGFLGSWHAAPTAIGAVQGSLAFAPKRRIIFVSRPHATQAEITLALGMPSANADQRAAISAMRWYLSTDLTKNLREKQGVTYGVYPWSPGHDLALADVLGLTTAVDQSAAARAVQAFLDAMTAMRDKPLSDQDVARARMQLARSYATQFDQVNGASEAAQRAIEHHWAQDFYENYPQSMGKLDAATIQATAKALNVGNEIVVVVGDPDKVLPQLKQAGYNVEVDKNDAAAKADKTKAATKT comes from the coding sequence ATGCGCGCCACCCCGTTCCTCGTTGCCGCCGTCGCGCTCACCGCGTGCCGCCCGAACCTCCCGCCCGACAAGCCGCTCGCTCCGCCCATCAAGACCAAGGGCTTCGAGTTCACGTACCCGACCGGCATGCGGCTGGTGGTCTACGAGGACCCGAACGCGAAGGAGTTCATGATCGACGTCTCGCACGCCATCGGCGGGCGCGACGAAGGCCCGGGGCAGGGCGGCCTGGCGCACCTCGCGGAGCACATGATGTTCAAGGGCCGCCAGCGCGGCCCGAACACGCCCAGCGTGTGGGAGCGCCTGCTCGCCGCGGGCGTGGAGTTCAACGCCTTCACCACCGCCGACAACACCGACTACTTCGAGATCGCCAAGCTCGATCAGTTCAACAACATGGTGGCCCTCGAGGCCGAGCGCATGCGCGACCCGCTCGCCAACGTGCCCGACTCGGACTTCCAGAGTGAGCGCGAGGTGGTGGTCAGCGAGTACCGCCAGCGGCTCGAGACCGACACCCAGGGCATGTCGCTGAGCTGGCTCACCGAGGCGGCGTTCCCCAACAACCCCTACGGCGCCGAGGTCGCGGGCAGCGTGGACGGGCTTCGCAAGATGAAGCTCGACGACGTGCGCAACTGGTACAAGAGCTACTACACGCCCGAGACCACCATCATCGTGGTCACCGGCCCGAAGAAGGCCGAGGACGTCTACAAGTTCGTGGGCGCGGCGTTCGGCCACCTGGCCAAGGGTGAAGAGGGCAAGCCGCCGGTTCCGTACAAGCAGCGCGCGACCATCGGCATGCCGAAGGACCCGGCCGAGAACGCGCCGATGATCGTGAAGCACGCGCCGGTGGAGCAGCCCACGCTCTGGATGGCGTGGACCATCCCCGGCCAGGCCTCGCCCGAGTTCCCGCACGCGGAGGCGGTGGCGGCCACCCTCAACGGATTGCTCGCTCAGCGCCTCGGCGACGACAAGCGCGTGGACGACGTGGGCTGCCAGCTCGATCCCAACGAGGACGCGGGCATGCTCATCTGCACCGTGACCCTGGAGAGCGCCGACGACGCCCAGGCCATCTCGGAGATCATCAAGGACCAGCTCATCACCTTCGCCGACAAGGACGAGGCGTTCGGGCTCAAGTACCAGACCAACCTGGTGCGCGGCCGGATGATGGCCGAGCTCTACAAGTCGGTGGAGCAGATCAACGGCGCGCCCATCGCCCAGTTCCTTCGCCTCACCGGCAACCCGGACTACCTCTCGGGCATGTCCGCGCAGATCAACGAGCTGAGCTACGGCGACGTGACCTCGTTCGCCTACAAGTACATCAGCCGCAAGCGCACCATCTCCATGCTGGTGGCGCCCGAGAAGGACGTGAGCGTCACCGTGAAGAACGAGGCCGCGCCCAAGGTGGGCGAGGCCATGGACGTGGACACCGGCAGCTCGGCGCTCAGCGTCACGCCGGAGCAGATCGCTGCGGTGGCCGGCAAGCCTGGCCTCGACAAGGTCGAGACCAAGACCTTGAGCAACGGCCTCAAGGTCATCGTCGCCAAGCGCGGGTCGATCCCCATCGTGGACGTGCGGCTCATCGTCGACGCGCCCGCGGCCGAGGGCCAGGCCTCGCGCGCGCTGCGCAAGGTGGAGCTCGCGGCGTCGTGGCACGGCTTCAACCAGGAGAGCCAGACGCACTGGATGAAGGTCGGCGCGCAGCCGATTCAAGACTTCAGCGACGGCGAGCACATCGTCTTCGGCGGCGAGGCGCCCGCGGGCAACCTGCCGCACCTGCTCGCCGACGCGTCGCAGTGGCTCGACTCGCCCGGCACCGACGGCGCGATCTTCGACGCCGAGGCGCGCCAGATGAAGTCGGACCAGGAGGCCAGCGACAAGCGGCCGCACGATCGCGGCTGGGCGGTGCTGGAGAACGGGCTCTTCCCCAACCACCCCTACGGCCACATCACCACGGCCGCCGAGTTCGCCGACCTCGATCACTCCGCGGGCGACGCCTGGCTCAAGGACGTGCTCCGCCCCTCGCGCAGCACGCTGCTCATCGTGGGCCAGGTGGAGCCCAGCCCCGAGCTCTGGGACCAGATCGAGGGCTTCCTGGGCAGCTGGCACGCGGCGCCCACGGCGATCGGCGCGGTGCAGGGCTCGCTCGCTTTCGCGCCCAAGCGTCGCATCATCTTCGTGAGCCGCCCGCACGCCACCCAGGCGGAGATCACCTTGGCCTTGGGCATGCCCAGCGCCAATGCGGATCAGCGCGCGGCCATCAGCGCCATGCGCTGGTACCTCTCGACGGATCTCACCAAGAACCTGCGCGAGAAGCAGGGCGTGACCTACGGCGTGTACCCCTGGAGCCCCGGCCACGACCTGGCGTTGGCCGACGTGCTCGGTTTGACGACCGCGGTGGACCAGTCGGCCGCCGCGCGCGCGGTGCAGGCCTTCCTCGACGCGATGACCGCCATGCGCGACAAGCCGCTCTCCGACCAGGACGTCGCCCGCGCGCGCATGCAGCTCGCGCGCAGCTACGCCACCCAGTTCGACCAGGTGAACGGCGCCAGTGAGGCCGCTCAGCGCGCCATCGAGCACCACTGGGCGCAGGACTTCTACGAGAACTACCCGCAGAGCATGGGCAAGCTCGACGCCGCGACGATCCAGGCGACGGCCAAGGCGCTCAACGTGGGCAACGAGATCGTGGTGGTCGTCGGCGACCCGGACAAGGTGCTGCCGCAATTGAAACAGGCTGGTTACAACGTCGAGGTCGACAAGAACGACGCGGCGGCGAAGGCCGACAAGACCAAGGCCGCCACCAAGACGTAG
- a CDS encoding PAS domain-containing sensor histidine kinase: MHAPLPADSSEFLLKQAQSLARLGSWEWDIRQDAVRWSEQMYRLYGYEPGEIPITFETYLNHVHPSDRDAVARVVQGAMAQRSEFENQERIQRKDGSERVLRSCGRVFLDDAGQPVRMIGVCQDITEQQAAEAELVRAREDLEARVAQRTAELAEAVSSRDVFMSIASHELKTPLTSLKLRLSSVERAIQRAGAPNLESIADLLRITQRQVDRLDGLIEDLLDASSIQTRQLRLRLAPMNLSTLVSEVLQQLSPQLTEAKCSLKLELERDVTGTWDVTRLEQILVNLVSNIVKYAPGSEVEVRASTRDGFAELSVHDTGPGIPDEVRGSPFERFRRATNANHVRGLGLGLYIVRSIVEQHRGTIELQSGPGLGTRVCIRLPLATPAP, from the coding sequence ATGCACGCTCCGCTTCCGGCAGACAGCAGCGAGTTCCTGCTCAAGCAGGCCCAGAGCCTGGCCCGGCTGGGCAGCTGGGAGTGGGACATCCGTCAGGACGCCGTGCGCTGGTCCGAGCAGATGTACCGGCTGTACGGCTACGAGCCCGGCGAGATCCCCATCACCTTCGAGACGTACCTGAATCACGTGCACCCGAGCGATCGGGACGCGGTCGCTCGCGTGGTGCAGGGGGCGATGGCGCAGCGCTCGGAGTTCGAGAACCAGGAGCGCATCCAGCGCAAGGACGGCAGCGAGCGCGTGCTCCGCAGCTGCGGCCGGGTCTTTCTCGACGACGCCGGCCAGCCGGTGCGGATGATCGGCGTCTGCCAGGACATCACCGAGCAGCAAGCGGCCGAGGCGGAGCTCGTGCGCGCCCGCGAGGATCTCGAGGCGCGGGTGGCGCAGCGCACCGCGGAGCTGGCCGAGGCCGTGTCGTCGCGCGACGTGTTCATGTCCATCGCCTCGCACGAGCTGAAGACGCCGCTGACGTCGCTGAAGCTGCGGCTCTCCTCCGTCGAGCGCGCCATCCAGCGCGCCGGCGCGCCCAACCTCGAGTCCATCGCGGACCTCTTGCGCATCACCCAGCGCCAGGTGGACCGCCTCGACGGGCTCATCGAGGACCTGCTCGACGCCTCCAGCATCCAGACGCGCCAGCTGCGGCTGCGGCTGGCGCCCATGAACCTGTCCACGCTGGTGAGCGAGGTGCTGCAGCAGCTCTCGCCCCAGCTCACCGAGGCGAAGTGCAGCCTGAAGCTGGAGCTCGAGCGCGACGTCACCGGCACCTGGGACGTCACCCGCCTCGAGCAGATCCTGGTGAACCTGGTCTCCAACATCGTGAAGTACGCGCCGGGCTCGGAGGTGGAGGTCCGCGCGTCGACGCGCGATGGCTTCGCGGAGCTCTCCGTGCACGACACCGGGCCGGGCATCCCCGACGAGGTGCGCGGCTCGCCCTTCGAGCGCTTCCGGCGGGCCACCAACGCCAACCACGTCCGCGGGCTGGGGCTCGGGCTGTACATCGTGCGGAGCATCGTGGAGCAGCACCGCGGCACCATCGAGCTTCAGAGCGGCCCCGGGCTGGGCACGCGGGTCTGCATCCGGCTGCCGCTGGCGACGCCCGCGCCCTGA
- a CDS encoding DsrE/DsrF/DrsH-like family protein — protein sequence MTAETAPAETPVAATQRKVAIICSHGGLDEAYPALILANAARQSGIEAFVFFTFWGLDVITEKRVDHLHVNMAGNPSGPMPTLVAGLPGMESLAAKMMKKQMEDLDLPTVRDMLAILDESGAQLYACELAMKMFKRTQEELVSQVKDVITAGDFYELAEGAQIIFT from the coding sequence ATGACCGCAGAGACCGCCCCCGCTGAGACGCCTGTCGCCGCCACCCAACGCAAGGTGGCCATCATCTGCTCGCACGGCGGGCTCGACGAGGCCTACCCGGCGCTCATCCTCGCGAACGCCGCGCGGCAGTCGGGCATCGAGGCGTTCGTGTTCTTCACCTTCTGGGGCCTGGACGTGATCACCGAGAAGCGGGTGGATCACCTGCACGTGAACATGGCCGGCAATCCCAGCGGCCCCATGCCCACCCTGGTGGCGGGCCTGCCCGGCATGGAGTCGCTCGCCGCGAAGATGATGAAGAAGCAGATGGAGGACCTCGACCTGCCCACCGTGCGCGACATGCTGGCCATCCTCGACGAGTCGGGCGCGCAGCTCTACGCCTGCGAGCTGGCCATGAAGATGTTCAAGCGCACCCAGGAGGAGCTCGTCTCGCAGGTGAAGGACGTGATCACCGCGGGCGACTTCTACGAGCTCGCGGAGGGCGCGCAGATCATCTTCACCTGA
- a CDS encoding TusE/DsrC/DsvC family sulfur relay protein: MDDKLETLSAQVAFLVQQEKKRQALFDEAGPLLKEVMSTAVARFDELEKKGYFDFGRELLLAGQRVVEGYSADDVRQFADALVGILDTVRALTQPEVLKLLSDTSAVVARADQTEPLGLLGMVRATRSDEVQRGMAVLMEILRKVGQGVQAMTARPVAEATQKARLAAVLAPKSKRKVLGIERPVRAATPAARHGHARPDGAPSHAAPVKPTAMAAAKPATTLIDGVAFTADGHLADPKAWTRGLAETLAATQGVALDDARWAVLNAARDDFAKTGMSPNIRRLTQVSQVSTKDLYSLFPKAPGRTVAKIAGLPKPVGCI; this comes from the coding sequence ATGGACGACAAGCTCGAGACCCTGAGCGCGCAGGTGGCCTTCCTGGTGCAGCAGGAGAAGAAGCGCCAGGCGCTCTTCGACGAGGCCGGCCCCCTCCTCAAGGAGGTGATGTCCACGGCGGTGGCCCGCTTCGACGAGCTGGAGAAGAAGGGCTACTTCGACTTTGGCCGCGAGCTGCTCCTCGCGGGCCAGCGGGTGGTGGAGGGCTACTCCGCCGATGACGTGCGCCAGTTCGCCGACGCGCTGGTGGGCATCCTGGACACGGTGCGGGCCCTCACCCAGCCCGAGGTGCTCAAGCTGCTCTCCGACACCTCGGCGGTGGTGGCCCGCGCCGACCAGACCGAGCCGCTGGGGCTGCTGGGCATGGTGCGCGCCACCCGCAGCGACGAGGTGCAGCGGGGCATGGCCGTGCTCATGGAGATCCTGCGCAAGGTGGGCCAGGGCGTGCAGGCCATGACCGCGCGGCCCGTCGCCGAGGCCACGCAGAAGGCCAGGCTGGCCGCGGTGCTCGCGCCCAAGAGCAAGCGCAAGGTGCTGGGCATCGAGCGGCCGGTGCGCGCGGCGACGCCCGCGGCGCGCCATGGACACGCCCGGCCCGATGGAGCTCCATCGCACGCCGCGCCCGTCAAGCCGACGGCGATGGCGGCGGCCAAGCCGGCCACCACGCTCATCGACGGCGTGGCCTTCACCGCCGACGGCCACCTCGCCGACCCCAAGGCCTGGACCCGGGGCCTGGCGGAGACGCTCGCCGCCACCCAGGGCGTGGCCCTCGACGACGCGCGCTGGGCGGTGCTCAACGCCGCCCGCGACGACTTCGCCAAGACGGGCATGTCGCCCAACATCCGCCGGCTCACCCAGGTCAGCCAGGTGAGCACCAAGGATCTCTACAGCCTCTTCCCCAAGGCGCCCGGCCGCACCGTCGCCAAGATCGCGGGCCTGCCCAAGCCCGTGGGCTGCATTTGA